The following proteins come from a genomic window of Vidua chalybeata isolate OUT-0048 chromosome 2, bVidCha1 merged haplotype, whole genome shotgun sequence:
- the ANKRD42 gene encoding ankyrin repeat domain-containing protein 42 isoform X5: MMTTAEVVKKKQNYTSVHEAVKAGDVEQLASMIRSGASINEVDVVHKFTPLQCAAHSGSLECLQWLLWHGADTARVTVRGWTAAHLAAIRGQDACMQALLLNGADAAARDERGCTASHLAAAHGHSYTLQTLLRTGADVNVSDRNDWKPVHYAAFHGRLGCLQLLVRWGACVDDVDNNGNLPAHLAAVEGHLHCFKFLVGKMASVTHTLKARNDHGETPRDLAERFYKDNILRYIDGVENEEEHPETQEVLAFPAHDAAFNGDLLLVRRLVRSGVVNINERNNKGSTLLHKDLAIWQLWNF, translated from the exons ATGATGACTACTGCCGAAG TTGTCAAGAAGAAGCAAAATTACACTAGTGTGCATGAAGCAGTGAAAGCTGGGGATGTAGAACAGCTTGCATCGATGATAAGAAGTGGAGCCAGTATTAATGAGGTGGATGTAGTTCACAAATTCACACCCTTGCAGTGTGCGGCCCACTCGGGAAGTCTGGAG TGCCTTCAGTGGCTGCTCTGGCATGGAGCTGACACCGCACGTGTGACTGTGAGAGGCTGGACAGCGGCTCACCTTGCGGCCATCCGAGGCCAGGACGCCTGCATGCAG gCCTTGTTACTGAACGGAGCGGACGCAGCAGCTCGGGACGAGCGCGGGTGCACGGCCTCgcacctggctgcagcccacGGGCACTCGTACACCCTGCAGACCCTGCTGCGCACTGGGGCG GATGTAAATGTTTCGGACAGGAATGACTGGAAACCTGTTCATTATGCTGCTTTTCATGGTCGCTTGGGGTGTTTGCAGCTTCTTGTTCGATGGGGAGCATGTGTAGATGATGTGGATAACAATGGAAATCTTCCAG CACATCTGGCAGCAGTGGAAGGACACTTGCATTGCTTTAAGTTCTTGGTCGGGAAAATGGCCAGTGTTACGCACACTCTGAAAGCCAGGAATGACCATGGAGAGACTCCAAGGGACTTGGCTGAACGGTTCTACAAAGATAATATTCTGCGATATATTGATGGTGTGGAAAATGAGGAGGAACATCCAGAGACACAGGAAG ttttagctTTCCCAGCTCATGATGCTGCTTTTAACGGGGACTTGTTACTGGTTAGAAGACTAGTGAGAAGTGGAGTAGTCAATATTAATGAGAGGAACAATAAGGGATCCACTCTCCTGCACAAAG ATTTGGCCATCTGGCAGCTGTGGAACTTTTGA
- the ANKRD42 gene encoding ankyrin repeat domain-containing protein 42 isoform X3 — MMTTAEVVKKKQNYTSVHEAVKAGDVEQLASMIRSGASINEVDVVHKFTPLQCAAHSGSLECLQWLLWHGADTARVTVRGWTAAHLAAIRGQDACMQALLLNGADAAARDERGCTASHLAAAHGHSYTLQTLLRTGADVNVSDRNDWKPVHYAAFHGRLGCLQLLVRWGACVDDVDNNGNLPAHLAAVEGHLHCFKFLVGKMASVTHTLKARNDHGETPRDLAERFYKDNILRYIDGVENEEEHPETQEVLAFPAHDAAFNGDLLLVRRLVRSGVVNINERNNKGSTLLHKAAEQGHIHCLQWLVEMGADCDITNDAGETPKDVAKRFGHLAAVELLTPKTGNSNSSDEELDANNIKFFEIHGVEGSTDSKEDLTLDKAEKRNARENSVLQ; from the exons ATGATGACTACTGCCGAAG TTGTCAAGAAGAAGCAAAATTACACTAGTGTGCATGAAGCAGTGAAAGCTGGGGATGTAGAACAGCTTGCATCGATGATAAGAAGTGGAGCCAGTATTAATGAGGTGGATGTAGTTCACAAATTCACACCCTTGCAGTGTGCGGCCCACTCGGGAAGTCTGGAG TGCCTTCAGTGGCTGCTCTGGCATGGAGCTGACACCGCACGTGTGACTGTGAGAGGCTGGACAGCGGCTCACCTTGCGGCCATCCGAGGCCAGGACGCCTGCATGCAG gCCTTGTTACTGAACGGAGCGGACGCAGCAGCTCGGGACGAGCGCGGGTGCACGGCCTCgcacctggctgcagcccacGGGCACTCGTACACCCTGCAGACCCTGCTGCGCACTGGGGCG GATGTAAATGTTTCGGACAGGAATGACTGGAAACCTGTTCATTATGCTGCTTTTCATGGTCGCTTGGGGTGTTTGCAGCTTCTTGTTCGATGGGGAGCATGTGTAGATGATGTGGATAACAATGGAAATCTTCCAG CACATCTGGCAGCAGTGGAAGGACACTTGCATTGCTTTAAGTTCTTGGTCGGGAAAATGGCCAGTGTTACGCACACTCTGAAAGCCAGGAATGACCATGGAGAGACTCCAAGGGACTTGGCTGAACGGTTCTACAAAGATAATATTCTGCGATATATTGATGGTGTGGAAAATGAGGAGGAACATCCAGAGACACAGGAAG ttttagctTTCCCAGCTCATGATGCTGCTTTTAACGGGGACTTGTTACTGGTTAGAAGACTAGTGAGAAGTGGAGTAGTCAATATTAATGAGAGGAACAATAAGGGATCCACTCTCCTGCACAAAG CTGCTGAACAGGGGCATATCCATTGCTTACAGTGGTTGGTTGAAATGGGAGCTGACTGTGACATTACAAATGATGCTGGAGAGACTCCAAAGGATGTAGCCAAGAG ATTTGGCCATCTGGCAGCTGTGGAACTTTTGACACCAAAAACTGGAAACAGTAACTCTAGTGATGAAGAACTAGATGCAAACAACATCAAGTTTTTTGAAATACATGGTGTGGAAGGGAGTACAGATAGCAAAGAAGATTTAACCCTGgataaagcagagaaaaggaatgcACGCG AGAACTCTGTCTTACAGTAA
- the ANKRD42 gene encoding ankyrin repeat domain-containing protein 42 isoform X1, with product MMTTAEVVKKKQNYTSVHEAVKAGDVEQLASMIRSGASINEVDVVHKFTPLQCAAHSGSLECLQWLLWHGADTARVTVRGWTAAHLAAIRGQDACMQALLLNGADAAARDERGCTASHLAAAHGHSYTLQTLLRTGADVNVSDRNDWKPVHYAAFHGRLGCLQLLVRWGACVDDVDNNGNLPAHLAAVEGHLHCFKFLVGKMASVTHTLKARNDHGETPRDLAERFYKDNILRYIDGVENEEEHPETQEVLAFPAHDAAFNGDLLLVRRLVRSGVVNINERNNKGSTLLHKAAEQGHIHCLQWLVEMGADCDITNDAGETPKDVAKRFGHLAAVELLTPKTGNSNSSDEELDANNIKFFEIHGVEGSTDSKEDLTLDKAEKRNARVRAYHKIKELQRLLEIAYSNYRQLGGVTEEDRKMRKEERKVEKAVRELEAQLEYERVRREKLESQLDDYRAEINQLREGRGKTRPASAASAEAETMAKSCKDENKEAVSVQPRRSATTLRNEPQRRGSRLERKLAANRWKN from the exons ATGATGACTACTGCCGAAG TTGTCAAGAAGAAGCAAAATTACACTAGTGTGCATGAAGCAGTGAAAGCTGGGGATGTAGAACAGCTTGCATCGATGATAAGAAGTGGAGCCAGTATTAATGAGGTGGATGTAGTTCACAAATTCACACCCTTGCAGTGTGCGGCCCACTCGGGAAGTCTGGAG TGCCTTCAGTGGCTGCTCTGGCATGGAGCTGACACCGCACGTGTGACTGTGAGAGGCTGGACAGCGGCTCACCTTGCGGCCATCCGAGGCCAGGACGCCTGCATGCAG gCCTTGTTACTGAACGGAGCGGACGCAGCAGCTCGGGACGAGCGCGGGTGCACGGCCTCgcacctggctgcagcccacGGGCACTCGTACACCCTGCAGACCCTGCTGCGCACTGGGGCG GATGTAAATGTTTCGGACAGGAATGACTGGAAACCTGTTCATTATGCTGCTTTTCATGGTCGCTTGGGGTGTTTGCAGCTTCTTGTTCGATGGGGAGCATGTGTAGATGATGTGGATAACAATGGAAATCTTCCAG CACATCTGGCAGCAGTGGAAGGACACTTGCATTGCTTTAAGTTCTTGGTCGGGAAAATGGCCAGTGTTACGCACACTCTGAAAGCCAGGAATGACCATGGAGAGACTCCAAGGGACTTGGCTGAACGGTTCTACAAAGATAATATTCTGCGATATATTGATGGTGTGGAAAATGAGGAGGAACATCCAGAGACACAGGAAG ttttagctTTCCCAGCTCATGATGCTGCTTTTAACGGGGACTTGTTACTGGTTAGAAGACTAGTGAGAAGTGGAGTAGTCAATATTAATGAGAGGAACAATAAGGGATCCACTCTCCTGCACAAAG CTGCTGAACAGGGGCATATCCATTGCTTACAGTGGTTGGTTGAAATGGGAGCTGACTGTGACATTACAAATGATGCTGGAGAGACTCCAAAGGATGTAGCCAAGAG ATTTGGCCATCTGGCAGCTGTGGAACTTTTGACACCAAAAACTGGAAACAGTAACTCTAGTGATGAAGAACTAGATGCAAACAACATCAAGTTTTTTGAAATACATGGTGTGGAAGGGAGTACAGATAGCAAAGAAGATTTAACCCTGgataaagcagagaaaaggaatgcACGCG TAAGGGCCTATCACAAGATTAAAGAGCTTCAGCGACTTCTAGAAATTGCCTACAGCAACTACAGACAGCTGGGGGGAGTAACTGAAGAGGACAGGAAgatgagaaaagaagaaaggaaagttgAGAA GGctgtgagggagctggaggCCCAGCTTGAATATGAGCGAGTCAGGCGGGAGAAGCTGGAGAGCCAGCTGGATGATTACCGTGCTGAGATAAACCAGCTCCGAGAGGGCCGGGGGAAGACACGCCCCGCCTCTGCTGCCTCCGCG
- the ANKRD42 gene encoding ankyrin repeat domain-containing protein 42 isoform X4, translating into MMTTAEVVKKKQNYTSVHEAVKAGDVEQLASMIRSGASINEVDVVHKFTPLQCAAHSGSLECLQWLLWHGADTARVTVRGWTAAHLAAIRGQDACMQALLLNGADAAARDERGCTASHLAAAHGHSYTLQTLLRTGADVNVSDRNDWKPVHYAAFHGRLGCLQLLVRWGACVDDVDNNGNLPAHLAAVEGHLHCFKFLVGKMASVTHTLKARNDHGETPRDLAERFYKDNILRYIDGVENEEEHPETQEVLAFPAHDAAFNGDLLLVRRLVRSGVVNINERNNKGSTLLHKAAEQGHIHCLQWLVEMGADCDITNDAGETPKDVAKRFGHLAAVELLTPKTGNSNSSDEELDANNIKFFEIHGVEGSTDSKEDLTLDKAEKRNARGL; encoded by the exons ATGATGACTACTGCCGAAG TTGTCAAGAAGAAGCAAAATTACACTAGTGTGCATGAAGCAGTGAAAGCTGGGGATGTAGAACAGCTTGCATCGATGATAAGAAGTGGAGCCAGTATTAATGAGGTGGATGTAGTTCACAAATTCACACCCTTGCAGTGTGCGGCCCACTCGGGAAGTCTGGAG TGCCTTCAGTGGCTGCTCTGGCATGGAGCTGACACCGCACGTGTGACTGTGAGAGGCTGGACAGCGGCTCACCTTGCGGCCATCCGAGGCCAGGACGCCTGCATGCAG gCCTTGTTACTGAACGGAGCGGACGCAGCAGCTCGGGACGAGCGCGGGTGCACGGCCTCgcacctggctgcagcccacGGGCACTCGTACACCCTGCAGACCCTGCTGCGCACTGGGGCG GATGTAAATGTTTCGGACAGGAATGACTGGAAACCTGTTCATTATGCTGCTTTTCATGGTCGCTTGGGGTGTTTGCAGCTTCTTGTTCGATGGGGAGCATGTGTAGATGATGTGGATAACAATGGAAATCTTCCAG CACATCTGGCAGCAGTGGAAGGACACTTGCATTGCTTTAAGTTCTTGGTCGGGAAAATGGCCAGTGTTACGCACACTCTGAAAGCCAGGAATGACCATGGAGAGACTCCAAGGGACTTGGCTGAACGGTTCTACAAAGATAATATTCTGCGATATATTGATGGTGTGGAAAATGAGGAGGAACATCCAGAGACACAGGAAG ttttagctTTCCCAGCTCATGATGCTGCTTTTAACGGGGACTTGTTACTGGTTAGAAGACTAGTGAGAAGTGGAGTAGTCAATATTAATGAGAGGAACAATAAGGGATCCACTCTCCTGCACAAAG CTGCTGAACAGGGGCATATCCATTGCTTACAGTGGTTGGTTGAAATGGGAGCTGACTGTGACATTACAAATGATGCTGGAGAGACTCCAAAGGATGTAGCCAAGAG ATTTGGCCATCTGGCAGCTGTGGAACTTTTGACACCAAAAACTGGAAACAGTAACTCTAGTGATGAAGAACTAGATGCAAACAACATCAAGTTTTTTGAAATACATGGTGTGGAAGGGAGTACAGATAGCAAAGAAGATTTAACCCTGgataaagcagagaaaaggaatgcACGCG GGctgtga
- the ANKRD42 gene encoding ankyrin repeat domain-containing protein 42 isoform X6 → MMTTAEVVKKKQNYTSVHEAVKAGDVEQLASMIRSGASINEVDVVHKFTPLQCAAHSGSLECLQWLLWHGADTARVTVRGWTAAHLAAIRGQDACMQALLLNGADAAARDERGCTASHLAAAHGHSYTLQTLLRTGADVNVSDRNDWKPVHYAAFHGRLGCLQLLVRWGACVDDVDNNGNLPARMRAHKCWDGEQAEPDWEQVSSISCVCDRARVPVEVTGEG, encoded by the exons ATGATGACTACTGCCGAAG TTGTCAAGAAGAAGCAAAATTACACTAGTGTGCATGAAGCAGTGAAAGCTGGGGATGTAGAACAGCTTGCATCGATGATAAGAAGTGGAGCCAGTATTAATGAGGTGGATGTAGTTCACAAATTCACACCCTTGCAGTGTGCGGCCCACTCGGGAAGTCTGGAG TGCCTTCAGTGGCTGCTCTGGCATGGAGCTGACACCGCACGTGTGACTGTGAGAGGCTGGACAGCGGCTCACCTTGCGGCCATCCGAGGCCAGGACGCCTGCATGCAG gCCTTGTTACTGAACGGAGCGGACGCAGCAGCTCGGGACGAGCGCGGGTGCACGGCCTCgcacctggctgcagcccacGGGCACTCGTACACCCTGCAGACCCTGCTGCGCACTGGGGCG GATGTAAATGTTTCGGACAGGAATGACTGGAAACCTGTTCATTATGCTGCTTTTCATGGTCGCTTGGGGTGTTTGCAGCTTCTTGTTCGATGGGGAGCATGTGTAGATGATGTGGATAACAATGGAAATCTTCCAG CAAGGATGAGAGCTCACAAatgctgggatggggagcaggctgagcctgactgggagcaggtgagcagcatcTCCTGTGTGTGTGATAGAGCTCGTGTGCCAGTGGAGGTCACAGGAGAAGGATAG